One Clostridium estertheticum DNA segment encodes these proteins:
- a CDS encoding glycoside hydrolase family 73 protein, producing the protein MNKTQIIKDLIPGALLSYEKYNILPSLTIAQAILETGWLQHVKGNNIFGIKWTNGCGYEAQELNTHDWINAVKTSMVCKFRKYDFLEASILDHGKLLSFNRYKSVLIMSTLKN; encoded by the coding sequence ATGAACAAAACCCAAATAATAAAAGACCTTATCCCAGGAGCCTTACTATCCTATGAAAAATACAACATCCTTCCCTCATTAACCATAGCCCAAGCCATATTAGAAACAGGCTGGCTGCAACATGTTAAAGGTAATAACATATTCGGTATCAAATGGACAAATGGTTGCGGATATGAAGCTCAAGAGCTTAACACCCACGATTGGATTAATGCAGTCAAAACTTCCATGGTGTGCAAATTTAGAAAGTATGACTTTCTAGAGGCCAGCATCCTCGACCATGGAAAGCTTTTAAGCTTCAATAGGTACAAATCTGTACTGATAATGAGTACCCTAAAAAACTAA
- a CDS encoding DapH/DapD/GlmU-related protein, whose translation MTIGDDVLFAPNVSILTAMHIVDPKLRPKNADYTKAVTIGNNVWVGGGSIINPGVSIGDNSVIASGSVVTNIPDNVVAAGNPCRIIKYLNL comes from the coding sequence GTGACAATTGGAGATGATGTATTATTTGCTCCTAATGTGAGTATACTTACTGCAATGCATATAGTTGATCCTAAGTTAAGACCCAAAAATGCTGATTATACAAAAGCTGTAACAATAGGAAACAATGTATGGGTTGGTGGAGGATCTATAATAAATCCTGGTGTAAGTATTGGTGATAATAGCGTAATAGCTTCTGGTAGCGTGGTTACAAATATTCCAGACAATGTGGTGGCTGCTGGAAATCCTTGTAGAATAATAAAATATTTAAATCTATAA
- a CDS encoding RHS repeat-associated core domain-containing protein, whose product MSGNGNTIAYKYNDSGIRTQKTVNGVTTNYNLVGDKVTFETNGTDNIYCTYDSNDTLASMNLNGVEYYYVRDAEGDIIALNNSDGAEVVSYSYDSWGKLISTTGTDSSTVGVKNPYRYRGYRYDTETALYYLQSRYYNADWGRFVNGDQASLLQDMVGVLLGSNLFAYCYNNPVNNSDPTGKWAQNYSGFGWTKDRYGHINGFHVKNNPAFLSRSFCLAYAWDIIHIAGKWSWRFGYNFIGLPPVNMAAEFFTHAVFFIILPM is encoded by the coding sequence ATGTCTGGAAATGGAAACACTATAGCATACAAGTACAATGACTCAGGTATAAGAACTCAGAAAACAGTAAACGGAGTTACAACAAATTATAATTTAGTAGGAGATAAAGTAACCTTTGAAACAAATGGAACAGACAATATTTACTGTACTTATGATAGTAATGATACACTTGCAAGTATGAACCTAAATGGCGTAGAATACTACTATGTGAGAGATGCCGAAGGGGATATAATAGCATTGAATAATAGTGATGGAGCAGAGGTGGTAAGTTACAGCTACGACTCATGGGGCAAATTAATATCAACTACAGGAACCGATTCATCAACTGTTGGAGTTAAAAATCCTTATAGATACCGTGGTTATAGATATGACACTGAAACGGCATTATATTATCTGCAATCAAGATATTATAATGCGGATTGGGGAAGGTTTGTTAATGGGGATCAAGCATCACTATTACAAGATATGGTAGGTGTATTATTAGGGAGCAATTTATTTGCTTATTGCTATAATAACCCCGTAAACAATAGCGATCCTACAGGCAAATGGGCTCAAAATTATTCGGGTTTTGGATGGACAAAAGATAGATATGGTCATATTAATGGATTTCATGTTAAGAATAACCCAGCTTTCTTATCAAGATCTTTTTGCCTCGCTTATGCATGGGATATTATACATATAGCAGGAAAGTGGAGCTGGAGATTTGGATATAATTTTATTGGTTTGCCTCCTGTAAATATGGCAGCTGAGTTTTTCACACATGCTGTATTTTTTATTATTCTACCAATGTGA
- the lepB gene encoding signal peptidase I has product MNYKKLFSNWVIPIVAAIIIATLINKLLFFQVTVPTTSMYPTIKTGDKITVTRVYKKENLKRGDIIVFKSDELKETLIKRLIGLPGDEIVIKDKGQVFINGVKTEEPYVVYPDDLDKKFKIPENKYLFFGDNRADSNDARRWKDPYIDSKNIKGKAQFVVYPFKRLGIFVIGKDALNH; this is encoded by the coding sequence TTGAACTATAAAAAATTATTTAGTAATTGGGTAATTCCTATTGTCGCAGCAATAATTATAGCAACTTTAATAAATAAATTACTATTTTTCCAAGTTACAGTTCCAACGACATCAATGTACCCTACTATAAAGACAGGAGATAAAATTACTGTTACAAGGGTATATAAAAAAGAGAATCTAAAAAGAGGGGATATAATAGTTTTCAAATCTGATGAATTAAAAGAGACTTTGATAAAGAGACTGATAGGTCTACCAGGAGATGAAATTGTTATAAAAGATAAGGGACAAGTTTTTATTAATGGGGTCAAAACTGAAGAGCCATATGTAGTATATCCGGATGATTTAGATAAAAAATTTAAAATTCCAGAAAACAAATATTTGTTTTTTGGAGATAATAGAGCAGACTCAAATGATGCCAGAAGATGGAAAGATCCGTATATAGATAGTAAAAATATAAAAGGGAAAGCACAGTTTGTTGTATATCCGTTTAAAAGATTAGGAATATTTGTGATTGGAAAGGATGCTCTTAATCATTAG
- a CDS encoding RHS repeat-associated core domain-containing protein has translation MKIVDSKGNIVKNVYDADSNLSSVSENLNGVDYTTSYTYDSENKPKTTTYKGNVITNNYDSLGRLQGKVTNTGTAQINTSYEFEAGKEANTTTNRVSKLINNGNGIVYTYDTNGNIETITQNGKVIKYYYNELNELIREDNQVLNKTITNSYDNGGNILNKVEYAYTTATPGTATKTSTYTYGDANWKDKLTSFNDGTEKPVTYDAIGNPLTYNGYTYTWEEGRQLATMSGNGNTIAYKYNDSGIRTQKTVNGVTTTYHLVGDKVTFETNGTDNIYYTYDSNDKLVSMNLNGVEYYYVRNAQEDIIGLNNSTGAEVVGYSYDSWGKLISTTGTLASTVGVKNPYRYRGYRYDTETSLYYLQSRYYNADWGRFINGDNIAVLQLIQGQLLGANLFAYCVSNPIMNSDLSGYWSVNIISVRLAAALFNYAISYAIGGVGLGAIKMYIRRAGVEAAKRLFTRTLVSELVKWGARRLAWGGGAAVDIFINYLDIGTAVAKWLDSKDPRPNNKWLTI, from the coding sequence GTGAAAATAGTAGATTCAAAAGGTAACATTGTAAAGAATGTTTATGATGCAGATAGTAATTTAAGCAGTGTTTCAGAAAATCTAAATGGTGTAGATTACACTACAAGTTATACTTACGATAGTGAAAATAAGCCCAAAACTACAACTTATAAAGGTAATGTAATAACTAATAATTATGACTCATTAGGAAGACTACAAGGTAAGGTAACAAACACAGGAACTGCTCAGATTAATACAAGTTATGAATTTGAAGCAGGAAAAGAAGCGAATACTACCACTAATAGAGTAAGCAAACTAATTAACAATGGAAATGGAATAGTTTATACTTATGACACTAATGGAAATATTGAAACTATAACTCAAAATGGGAAAGTAATAAAATACTACTATAATGAGCTAAATGAGCTTATACGTGAAGATAACCAAGTATTAAACAAAACTATAACTAATTCCTACGATAATGGAGGAAATATATTAAACAAAGTTGAATATGCATATACCACAGCAACACCTGGTACTGCAACGAAAACATCTACTTATACTTATGGTGATGCAAACTGGAAGGATAAATTAACCTCCTTTAATGATGGAACAGAAAAACCAGTAACCTATGATGCCATAGGAAATCCATTAACTTATAATGGATATACCTATACGTGGGAAGAAGGACGTCAGCTTGCAACAATGTCTGGGAATGGAAACACTATAGCATACAAGTACAATGACTCAGGTATAAGAACTCAGAAAACAGTAAACGGAGTTACAACAACTTACCATTTAGTAGGCGATAAAGTAACATTTGAAACAAACGGTACAGATAATATTTACTATACTTATGACAGTAATGATAAACTTGTAAGTATGAACCTAAATGGCGTAGAATACTACTACGTAAGAAATGCTCAAGAGGATATAATAGGTTTAAATAATAGTACTGGGGCAGAGGTGGTAGGTTATAGCTACGATTCATGGGGTAAATTAATTTCAACTACAGGAACCCTTGCATCAACTGTTGGAGTTAAGAATCCTTATAGATATCGTGGTTATCGCTATGACACTGAAACGTCTTTGTATTATCTGCAATCAAGATATTATAATGCGGATTGGGGAAGGTTTATTAATGGAGATAATATTGCTGTATTGCAGTTAATACAAGGACAACTGTTAGGAGCTAACTTATTTGCTTATTGCGTTAGTAATCCTATTATGAATAGTGATCTGAGTGGATATTGGTCAGTAAATATTATTTCAGTAAGATTGGCAGCAGCTCTATTTAATTATGCAATTAGCTATGCTATAGGTGGAGTTGGGTTAGGAGCTATAAAGATGTATATAAGAAGAGCTGGTGTAGAAGCAGCTAAAAGATTATTTACTCGTACTCTTGTAAGCGAATTAGTTAAATGGGGAGCTAGAAGACTTGCATGGGGGGGAGGAGCTGCTGTAGATATTTTTATTAACTATCTTGATATAGGTACAGCAGTTGCTAAGTGGTTAGATTCAAAAGATCCAAGGCCTAATAATAAATGGTTAACTATTTAG
- the ybaK gene encoding Cys-tRNA(Pro) deacylase produces MIKTNAMRILDKMKVEYEVITYDVKDNKIDGIAVSKKIGREEKYVYKTLVTKGISKSIYIFLIPVTEEIDFKKVAKITNEKTIEMLDLSELQKYTGYIRGGCSPLGMKKQYKTFIHNSALELQTIIVSAGKIGFQIEINPNLLVDIVEGSFNDLIK; encoded by the coding sequence ATGATAAAAACAAATGCAATGCGAATTTTAGATAAAATGAAGGTAGAATATGAGGTTATAACTTATGATGTCAAAGATAATAAAATAGATGGAATAGCTGTGTCAAAAAAGATAGGTAGAGAAGAAAAATATGTATATAAAACTCTAGTTACCAAGGGAATTTCTAAAAGTATTTATATTTTCCTGATTCCAGTTACAGAGGAAATAGACTTTAAGAAAGTAGCTAAAATAACCAATGAGAAGACAATAGAAATGTTAGATCTGAGTGAACTTCAAAAGTATACAGGATATATTAGAGGTGGCTGTTCTCCTTTAGGCATGAAGAAACAGTATAAAACATTTATACATAATAGTGCTCTTGAACTACAAACCATAATTGTAAGTGCTGGGAAAATAGGATTTCAAATTGAAATTAATCCGAATTTATTAGTGGATATTGTAGAGGGCTCATTCAATGATTTAATAAAATGA
- a CDS encoding RHS repeat-associated core domain-containing protein gives MSDRLVKTVDSKGNTEKNIYDVEGNLNSASENLNGVDYTTSYTYDKENKPKTTTYKGNVVTNNYDSLGRLQGKVTNTGSAQLNTSYEFEAGKDVNTTTNRVSKLTNNGKEIVYGYDKNGNIVTITENGKVTKYYYNELNELTREDNQVLNKTITYTYDNGGNILNKAECDYTTGTPGIATKTSTYTYGDANWKDKLTSFNDGTAKPITYDAIGNPLTYNGYTYTWEEGCQLATMSGNGNTIAYKYNDSGIRTQKTVNGVTKTYNLVGGKVTFETNGTDNIYYTYDSKDRLLSMNLNGVEYYYVRNAQGDIISLDNSTGSEVVSYSYDLWGKLISTTGTLASTVGVKNPYRYRGYRYDTETSLYYLQSRYYNAELGRFINGDDASILQTAQGQLLGVFICIL, from the coding sequence ATGTCTGATAGGCTGGTGAAAACAGTAGATTCGAAGGGTAACACTGAAAAGAATATTTATGATGTGGAAGGTAATTTAAACAGTGCTTCAGAGAATTTAAATGGCGTAGACTACACTACAAGTTATACTTATGATAAAGAAAATAAGCCCAAAACTACAACTTATAAAGGTAATGTAGTAACTAATAATTATGACTCACTAGGAAGACTTCAAGGGAAAGTAACGAACACAGGAAGTGCTCAGCTTAACACAAGTTATGAATTTGAAGCAGGAAAAGACGTAAATACTACCACCAACAGAGTAAGTAAACTAACTAACAATGGAAAAGAAATAGTTTATGGTTATGATAAGAATGGAAATATCGTAACTATAACTGAAAATGGAAAAGTAACAAAATACTACTATAATGAGCTAAATGAGCTTACACGTGAAGATAACCAAGTATTAAACAAAACTATAACCTACACCTATGATAATGGAGGAAATATACTAAATAAAGCGGAATGTGATTATACTACAGGAACTCCGGGCATTGCAACGAAAACTTCTACCTATACTTATGGTGATGCAAACTGGAAGGATAAATTAACCTCCTTCAATGATGGAACAGCAAAACCAATAACCTATGATGCCATAGGAAATCCACTAACTTATAATGGATATACCTATACGTGGGAAGAAGGATGTCAGCTTGCAACAATGTCTGGAAATGGAAACACCATAGCATACAAGTACAATGATTCAGGTATAAGAACTCAGAAAACAGTAAATGGAGTTACAAAAACTTATAATTTAGTAGGGGGTAAAGTAACTTTTGAAACAAATGGAACAGACAATATTTACTATACTTATGACAGTAAGGATAGACTTTTAAGTATGAACTTAAATGGAGTAGAATATTACTATGTAAGAAATGCTCAAGGGGATATAATAAGTTTAGATAATAGTACGGGATCAGAAGTAGTAAGCTACAGCTACGATTTATGGGGTAAATTAATTTCAACTACAGGAACCCTTGCATCAACCGTTGGAGTTAAGAATCCTTATAGATACCGTGGTTATCGCTATGATACTGAAACGTCATTATATTATTTGCAATCAAGATATTATAATGCGGAATTGGGAAGGTTTATTAATGGGGATGATGCTAGTATATTACAAACGGCACAAGGACAACTACTTGGAGTTTTTATTTGCATATTGTAG
- a CDS encoding LamG domain-containing protein: MDDATSPENVTDTFTYDSSGNPLTNTTKSSNATDPVIKSSSTYTSSGNYLKSETDPSGNTVNANYNETKGTLDSVTDSKSNTVFNSYDEMDKLTGINSIASSSSLEIFPLSGTTNGTKGTKPISDSAVYAKDENGKTVLSSNGGTKTLYDLGLSKNAGTMSAWTKSTGSSTTRYLFTSQGSNSELLCAYIDTSNKVNVAVRDTLGAWKTVVTSTAAINTTDWNFIALEWKVIAGGLQCTLYLNGARYVNTAASYKDFTGVQTSVGSYIDGNYAVNGLVEAK; encoded by the coding sequence ATGGATGACGCAACATCGCCAGAAAATGTTACGGATACATTTACTTATGATAGTTCTGGAAATCCACTCACTAATACCACAAAAAGTAGTAATGCTACTGATCCAGTTATAAAATCAAGCTCGACATATACATCAAGTGGAAATTATTTAAAATCTGAGACGGATCCATCTGGAAACACTGTGAATGCTAATTACAATGAAACAAAAGGAACCTTAGACAGTGTAACGGATAGTAAGAGCAATACTGTTTTTAACTCTTATGATGAAATGGATAAATTAACAGGAATAAATTCCATAGCTTCATCAAGCAGCTTAGAAATATTCCCACTAAGTGGTACTACAAATGGTACAAAAGGTACGAAACCAATATCAGATAGCGCAGTTTATGCAAAAGATGAAAATGGAAAAACTGTACTTTCTTCAAATGGTGGAACAAAAACCTTATATGATCTTGGCCTAAGTAAAAATGCAGGAACTATGAGTGCATGGACAAAATCTACAGGCAGCAGTACTACAAGATATTTATTTACATCCCAGGGAAGTAACAGTGAACTACTCTGTGCATATATAGATACTAGCAACAAGGTAAATGTGGCTGTTAGAGACACTTTAGGAGCTTGGAAAACAGTAGTAACATCAACAGCAGCAATTAACACAACTGATTGGAACTTTATTGCTCTTGAGTGGAAGGTAATTGCAGGAGGATTACAATGTACTCTATACTTAAATGGGGCAAGATATGTAAACACTGCTGCAAGCTATAAAGATTTCACAGGAGTACAGACATCTGTAGGAAGTTATATAGATGGAAATTATGCAGTAAATGGATTAGTTGAGGCCAAATAG
- a CDS encoding peptidoglycan-binding domain-containing protein, producing MAIIEENTLYIYDAAPRSEISKNNSSGDIKYLQQCLNLMKIRDANNNALVIDGTSGPLTISAIKKLQDILGLSMYGICGTEVLSEVKSIMGKPLCSLMSTVYKTAIRYIQWRAGAAIDGIYGNETIRLVNAYQG from the coding sequence ATGGCCATAATTGAAGAAAATACGCTTTATATTTATGATGCTGCTCCTAGATCTGAAATCTCTAAAAACAATTCTTCAGGAGATATTAAGTATTTGCAGCAGTGCTTAAACCTTATGAAAATAAGAGATGCAAATAATAATGCTTTAGTTATAGATGGCACCAGTGGACCACTAACCATAAGCGCAATTAAAAAGCTTCAGGACATACTAGGCCTTTCTATGTATGGCATATGTGGAACGGAAGTATTATCTGAAGTAAAAAGTATTATGGGAAAGCCCCTATGTAGCCTTATGTCTACGGTCTATAAAACAGCTATAAGATACATCCAATGGAGAGCTGGAGCAGCTATCGATGGTATTTATGGAAATGAAACTATAAGACTTGTTAATGCCTATCAGGGGTAG